ACCTCCGTAATTTATTTTAATTTGCGCTTGATAATTAAGAGTCATTTTTTTATACCTTATTAGTGTTTTATTCATTCTACTTCTTCACTATCTGTAGCTATCCCGTGAATCTTTTTTTCTTTTTCTTGGTTAATATATTCCTCTTTTTCCTCAGTATTCATACATCAACAAAGCTCATAACAACAACTCCTTTATTTTAATTTACGCTTGTTATATGTTAAATGAGGATTAATTCCTCATCTACACTCCATATAAATCATAAACATTATCTTCAGTCACGAATTCCTTTATAGAATTATAAGATTTCACATTATAAATATTACATATATCTAGTAGCAAAGATAAATTTATAGGTACTCTCTTTTGTTTCATTTTGTCATTTGCAAAGCTCAGCATCCCGGAACGCGATATATTCTTAATGGTAAAATTATCTAATCCTAACGCCTTTTCTATAGTACTAATCCTACGATAAATTACAAATTTATCTGCTGGACCTAGATTTTTTATTTTACCAGTATTTGAACTCCGAATAATATATAGACCACCAACTAGTTCTGTATAGTTTCTTACATTACTGCTTTCATCCATTAGACCATTACTTTTATAATAATAAGGTTCTTCATATGCTGCCATAATCAAATCTAGACTTAATTGAGTAACATAAGTTTTTCTTGTAGAGCCGTCTTCGTCAATTAAAGCTACCTGACCAGTTAAATCATCCACGTCAGTTTCCTTAAGATTACGAAGTTCACTAACAGCTTTACCCTGAACACCATCAAATATTAAACTGATGATTACAGCATCCTGAGGGTTTTTACATTTATCAATAATATTAATAATTTCTTGCTTAGTATAGAATATCTTTGCATCTTTATTCACAAAATTTCGAAACCATCTTGTATCAACTCTATTAAGAATATTATCACTATTACTCTTTATTTTTTTTTTAATAGCCCAATCCACATAAGCAGTCACTATCCTACCGCTACTTTGAGCACTAGAGTTATAATTCATGTCTAATATTTTAAAAAAGTCGATAAATTCAGATAAATCAAATTCACATAAATCTTTTTGCTTTTGTACTTCTAAATCTTTGCTCTTTTGAAAAATGTAACTATAGGTGGTCTGAGTCCTTTTGGGATATCCACTTAAAAAACCAAGTTTATATTCTGGATTAAAGTAACTCTCCATTTTCACAACACCTAACATCATTTTAATTTGCGGTTGATAATTAAATCAATACATGTATTATATCATTTTAATTTTCACCTGTCAATAGAAAGACAGAATACACTAACAGCTTTAATCGAAACCATGTACCTAATACTCAATAAATAATCTACACAAAAAATAAAAAGGCTCGATTATAGAGCCTCTATTGATACACTTAAAATTGAGAATAGCAAACTGAATTTTCATCTTGGATTTAATTTGCTCAATTACTAAGGCTATAAGCCACTTTAGTGCTTTGTATCACGGTATTGTAATACTAAGGCGTTGTTTCGGAATCCAATTTTTTTAATTACTTCGGACTCATTGAGTTTCTGATAATTACTAAACACCGTGTATACCATTTAAATCCTCCGAGGACAAACTAGCCACTCCATTTATTGAAACTTTTCTACGTCATTCTGAGAAGCTATATATCCATAAAGGTCAGTGGGCTATGCTTTTGATACTTCTTACCGATTTCTTCATCTGAGAAATCAAGATAAGCCCGTTGAGTAACTTCTACAGACGAATGTCCAAGAATTCTGCATAGACTGAACCAATCTCCACCGTTCAATATGTAATACTTAGCGAAATTATTTCTCAATTGATGTGGATGAATCATAATACCAACTTTTTGACCAGCATCACGTAAAGCCTTCTCATAATTTCTGATCTCTAACTGGGTTCCCCTTATCGTTGGAAAGAGAAACGGGGAGTCCGAATACCTATCTCTATAGCTCATCCATTTTTTTAACTCGTTCGCTGTTTTATAGGAGAAATAAACAAACCGCTCTTGCTTGTTCTTCGCATTGGTTACATGAATGCTCTTATGCTTGAAGTCGGCACTTTCCGGAAAGAGTGATAGGCATTCACCTATTCTCATACCAGTATCCAGCAATAGTCGCGTCACCACATAATTTCTATATCCATGAAAGGTTGAACAATCAAATTGAGTTAAAACCTTTTTTATCTGCTCTGGAGTTAGGGTTTTTTTCATTTTTCTTTCTACCTTGGGATTTTCAATCTTTGCTGTTGGATTCTTGGGTATTTCTTTCTCGACATCATAGAGGAAATTAAAGAATACTTTGATGTTCCGAACATAGTTTGCGATTGTAGCTGTAGATATTTCTTTTTTATAATCTGTTCGACTTTCTGGATGATTGACTTGTTTCGATGCTTCTACGTTTACAACAGTATATTTACCCCTATCCCGAAGAAACTTGATGTATTGGCGTATATGAGCTGTTTGTACCTTAGCTACCTCTTCAATCTGAAATTCATCTTTTAAATACAAGCAAAATAATTTTAATGCTTGCTCATAACCTGCCATTGTTTTACGGGATAGATTTTTTGAAGAACAATACAGCATGAAGTTTTCAATTTGAAATTCAAAATCAGTCATAAAAAATACCGCCTTTTATTGGATTTTTGGAAACCCAATAAATAGCGGTATATATAGCTCATGGTAAAAAACATTTATCGGTTTAGATTGACCTTTTTCCGATATTTATCGGTATCCTTGCATTACCTAAAATATCGAAATATCCCTCAACAATCCCTTACCACACACTGCCCTAGCCCTTTCAAGACACCTTATGCTCAATGCGCAGCTTGTCGGCGACCATGGCAATAAATTCCGAGTTAGTTGGCTTGGATTTGGAGATATTAATGGTATAGCCGAACAGGTGGGAGATGCTGTCGATATTGCCACGGGTCCAGGCGACTTCAATTGCATGGCGGATGGCGCGTTCAACGCGGGACGGCGTGGTCTTGAACTTTTCGGCTATAGCCGGATACAGCGTCTTGGTGATGGCACCCAGAATCTCAATGTTGTTATAGACCATGGTGATGGCTTCACGCAGGTACTGATAGCCTTTGATATGCGCAGGGACGCCGATTTCATGAATGATCGAGGTAATATTGGCATCCAGATTCTTGCCCTTGGACAGCGGAACCACATTACTGGAAAATCTGGAAGAAGAATAGCCGGACATGTTTGCGGAAGTGCTCATACTGCCTTGCGTACCCACCAGCTGGCGTACACGGTTCGCCAGAACCTCCATGTCAAACGGTTTCAGAATATAATAAGAGGCTCCAAGCTGAACGGCTCTCTGCGTTATATTCTCTTGTCCAAAAGCAGTCAGCATAATGATCTTGGGTTGAGGGTTCAGATCCATATCACGCAGGCGTTCCAGAACGCCGAGGCCGTCCAGATGCGGCATAATGATATCAAGGATAAGGACATCGGGGATCTTGCGTGCTCCGCTGAGCATCTGTAGTACCTCTTCCCCATTATAGGCAATGCCTGTCACGGTCATATCTTCTTGTTCAGTAATGTACTCGGCGAGCAAATTCGTGAACTCCCTGTTATCATCGGCCAACAACACTTCAATATTCTGCACTGGCTGCTTCCTCCTTAGATATCTGCTATTCGGAAAATAATGATCATCTTCTCTCCCTATAACTTTCGACATCAGGATTGAATATCCTTCTGTCGAAAATTATTTTTCTTTATTTTTTTTCGGTGTTGATTTATAATTAAATATTTTGTTTCAGGTTTCGAGGATAATCGCTGCCCTTCGACAAAAAAATCTTAAGGCTAAACCGCCTTAAGATTGTATTGAAGCTCCTGATCCTGTTGAACCACACCTGAGTCCCTAAGCATCCACTCAATGAAGCAGCCATACCCTGACTTGGGATCATTGACGAACACATGGGTCACTGCACCGATTAGACGGCCGTTCTGGACAATCGGGCTGCCGCTCATCCCCTGGACAATCCCTCCGGTCTTATCGAGTAGGCGGGGGTCGGTGATGCGCAGCACCATGCCTTTAGTGGCAGGGGTCTGCTGACGGGCCACATGGATGATCTCCACGTTGAAGCGTTCGACCTGTTGACCGTCCACTACGGTAAGAATCTGTGCGGGACCTTCCTTCACTTCAGTGCTCATGGCCACCGGAATCGGCTCCTGATACAGGCTGTGCTCGGGATTACGGGTCATTTTACCGAATATTCCGAAATCCGTGTTGCTCTCCACATTCCCAAGAACTTGGCTTTCCTTCAAAAAATGAGCCCGTTTCTCGCCAGGATCGCCATCCTGGCTCTTCGAGATCGAAGTGACGCTGGACTGCACGATATGACCGCTGCCCACCACAATCGGCGTACCTGTGTTCATGTCAGTGATGACATGCCCAAGGGCCCCGTATACACCCTGCTTCGGGGCATAGAAAGTGAGGGTCCCTACACCTGCTGCGGAATCACGGATGTAAAGCCCGAGCCGCCACACCTTGTCTGTGCGGTCATACGCGGGCTTCAGCTGAGCTGTGTGCTCTTTACCGCCGCGTTTGTAGACGATGCTTAAAGAATCATTGCTCCGGCCGGCTTGCTCGACCAGCCTTGCTACCTTGGACACCTCGTCCAGCTT
This genomic interval from Paenibacillus sp. FSL H8-0332 contains the following:
- the spoIVB gene encoding SpoIVB peptidase produces the protein MKPNLRKLMPGLLFAFFLSLSGITGPSQIHAAPLEHQPLRAVQGTENELKVIPGGQTIGVKVKSAGVLVVGHHLIEVSEQSKISPGENSGILPGDLMISINGVKLDEVSKVARLVEQAGRSNDSLSIVYKRGGKEHTAQLKPAYDRTDKVWRLGLYIRDSAAGVGTLTFYAPKQGVYGALGHVITDMNTGTPIVVGSGHIVQSSVTSISKSQDGDPGEKRAHFLKESQVLGNVESNTDFGIFGKMTRNPEHSLYQEPIPVAMSTEVKEGPAQILTVVDGQQVERFNVEIIHVARQQTPATKGMVLRITDPRLLDKTGGIVQGMSGSPIVQNGRLIGAVTHVFVNDPKSGYGCFIEWMLRDSGVVQQDQELQYNLKAV
- a CDS encoding tyrosine-type recombinase/integrase, encoding MTDFEFQIENFMLYCSSKNLSRKTMAGYEQALKLFCLYLKDEFQIEEVAKVQTAHIRQYIKFLRDRGKYTVVNVEASKQVNHPESRTDYKKEISTATIANYVRNIKVFFNFLYDVEKEIPKNPTAKIENPKVERKMKKTLTPEQIKKVLTQFDCSTFHGYRNYVVTRLLLDTGMRIGECLSLFPESADFKHKSIHVTNAKNKQERFVYFSYKTANELKKWMSYRDRYSDSPFLFPTIRGTQLEIRNYEKALRDAGQKVGIMIHPHQLRNNFAKYYILNGGDWFSLCRILGHSSVEVTQRAYLDFSDEEIGKKYQKHSPLTFMDI
- the spo0A gene encoding sporulation transcription factor Spo0A, which codes for MQNIEVLLADDNREFTNLLAEYITEQEDMTVTGIAYNGEEVLQMLSGARKIPDVLILDIIMPHLDGLGVLERLRDMDLNPQPKIIMLTAFGQENITQRAVQLGASYYILKPFDMEVLANRVRQLVGTQGSMSTSANMSGYSSSRFSSNVVPLSKGKNLDANITSIIHEIGVPAHIKGYQYLREAITMVYNNIEILGAITKTLYPAIAEKFKTTPSRVERAIRHAIEVAWTRGNIDSISHLFGYTINISKSKPTNSEFIAMVADKLRIEHKVS